The Longimicrobiales bacterium DNA window GGCATGCTGTCCACGGTGGCATTGCTGCCGGAAGAGAACCTGGGCCTGGTCCTGCTGACCAACAGCGACGCGCACTCGATCTACGGGCCCCTGACGTACGACATCATCGACCGGTTGATCGGTGCTCCGCGCCGCGACCTGACGGCGCGCGCGATCGCGAACGACGTCGACGCGCGCGCAACGGCGCAGAAGGCGGAGCAGGAGATGGAGGCCCGGCGCGTGACGGGCACGCGTCCGTCCCTCGCACTGGAGGAGTACGCCGGCACCTATGACAGCCAGCTCTATGGTGCTGTCGATATCGTGCTGGAGAACGGCCGGCTGGTCGCCACACGCTTCGACACGCTGCGGGCGCCGCTCGAGCACTGGCACTACGACACGTTCCGTGCGACGTGGTCCGACGCGGCACTCGGTCGCAGCCTGATCACGTTTGCGCTGGATGCGACCGGCAAGGTCGCTTCGCTCGAGGTCGACGGCCTTGGCAGGTTCCGCCGCGCACCTGCGAAAGGGCGGGATCGCTGACGCAGGACGTCGCCTGAGGTCCTTCATTCAGGAGCAACACCATGCCACGACGTGCCCGCATCGTTCTCGCGATGCTTTTCGTGTTCGCGAGCGGTGCCAGCCCTGCCCGGGCGCAGCAGCTGCGCGGGCTGGATGAGTACGTGAACCGCGCCATGGCCGAATGGGAGGTCCCCGGCCTGGGCCTCGCGATCGTGCACCGCGATTCGGTCGTGTATGCGAAGGGATTCGGTGTGCGCGAGCTGGGCAGCAGCGCGCGGGTGGACGAACACACGATGTTCGCGATCGGCTCCTCCTCCAAGGCCTTCACCGCCCTGCTCCTCGCCGCGCTGATCGACGATGGTGCCGCGAAGTGGGACGACCGGGTGATCGAGCATCTCCCCTGGTTCCAGGTGTTCGACCCGTACGTCACGCGGGAGATGACGCTGCGCGACGTGCTCAGCCACCGCAGCGGGCTCTCGCGCGGCGATCTGCTCTGGTACGGCAGCGACATGTCGCGCGAGGACGTGGTCCGACGCGTGCGCTGGCTGGAGCCGTCGTGGAGCTTCCGCTCGCAGTTCGGCTACCAGAACATCATGTACCTCACGGCCGGTGAGGTCGTGGAGGAGCTGAGCGGCAGCACGTGGGACGAGCTGGTGCGCGAGCGCATCTTTGCGCCGCTCGGCATGCGCACGAGCAGCACGACGGTCGACGCGCTCGCGTCGATGGACAACGTCGCGACGCCGCACACGCGTGTCGAGGAGCGAGTCACGCCGGTAGCGTGGCGCGACATCGACAACGCCGGCCCGGCCGGCTCCATCAACTCCAACGTGCGGGAGATGGCGGCGTGGGTTCGGCTGCAGCTCGGGCGCGGCGAGTATGACGGCCGGCGCATCGTGAGCGAAGCGAACCACCGCGAGATGTGGTCGCCGCACACCATCATCCAGATCGACACCGCGAGCGAGCGGCTGTACCCGGAGACGCACTTCCGCACGTACGGCCTGGGCTGGTTCATGGAAGACTATCGCGGCCGCAGGCTCGTGCATCACGGCGGCAACATCGACGGCATGAGCGCGCTGGTCGCGATGATGCCGGAGCACGACGTCGGGCTCGTCATCCTCACGAACATGAACGGCTCGGGCCTGCCGGCCACGCTGATGCGTCGCATCTTCGACCTGTACATCGACGGGCCGGGCCGCGACTGGAGCGCCGAGGTGCTGGCGTTCACGAAGCAGCGCATGGAGCAGGCGGAGGCACGGCAGGCGTCGCGCGACTCCGCGCGCGTGCGGGACACGAGTCCGTCGCTCGCGCTGGAGCGCTACGCCGGCACCTACGACAGCCGCCTCTACGGGCAGTTCGTCGTATCGTTCGAGGACGGGGGTCTGCGCGCCACGTACGGCCCCGCGTTCGACGGCACGCTCGAGCACTGGCACTACAACACGTTCCGGGCGAACTGGGAGGATCCGCAGCTCGGCACGACGATGCTGACGTTCACGCTGAACGCGCGCGGCGAGCCCGGCACACTGGACGTCGAGGGGATGGGCGAGTTCAACAGGCAGGCAGACAGTTC harbors:
- a CDS encoding serine hydrolase, producing MPRRARIVLAMLFVFASGASPARAQQLRGLDEYVNRAMAEWEVPGLGLAIVHRDSVVYAKGFGVRELGSSARVDEHTMFAIGSSSKAFTALLLAALIDDGAAKWDDRVIEHLPWFQVFDPYVTREMTLRDVLSHRSGLSRGDLLWYGSDMSREDVVRRVRWLEPSWSFRSQFGYQNIMYLTAGEVVEELSGSTWDELVRERIFAPLGMRTSSTTVDALASMDNVATPHTRVEERVTPVAWRDIDNAGPAGSINSNVREMAAWVRLQLGRGEYDGRRIVSEANHREMWSPHTIIQIDTASERLYPETHFRTYGLGWFMEDYRGRRLVHHGGNIDGMSALVAMMPEHDVGLVILTNMNGSGLPATLMRRIFDLYIDGPGRDWSAEVLAFTKQRMEQAEARQASRDSARVRDTSPSLALERYAGTYDSRLYGQFVVSFEDGGLRATYGPAFDGTLEHWHYNTFRANWEDPQLGTTMLTFTLNARGEPGTLDVEGMGEFNRQADSSTQAAGGIR